A portion of the Deltaproteobacteria bacterium genome contains these proteins:
- a CDS encoding 4Fe-4S dicluster domain-containing protein, giving the protein MIRVKKISRPKEMTLSERVYLLEIAKGLSVTINHFISNLLNPRKIPTIDYPDVKRPVPARFRGRHRLTKREDGNPKCVACMCCPTICPALCITIEAGEHPDPKIEKYPIRFDIDMLRCVFCGLCVEACPVDAIRMDTGWYTMPEKSRDDLVYDIEMLLSD; this is encoded by the coding sequence ATGATACGGGTAAAGAAGATATCGAGGCCGAAAGAGATGACCCTCTCCGAGAGGGTTTACCTTCTCGAGATCGCGAAGGGTCTCTCGGTAACCATAAATCACTTCATCAGCAACCTCTTGAATCCCCGGAAGATCCCCACCATAGATTATCCCGATGTTAAACGGCCCGTACCCGCGCGGTTTCGGGGCAGGCACCGCTTGACGAAGAGGGAAGACGGGAACCCGAAGTGCGTTGCCTGCATGTGCTGCCCGACAATCTGCCCGGCGCTGTGCATCACCATCGAGGCGGGGGAGCACCCGGACCCGAAGATAGAGAAGTACCCGATAAGGTTCGACATCGACATGCTCAGGTGCGTGTTCTGCGGCCTCTGTGTCGAGGCTTGTCCCGTCGACGCTATCAGGATGGACACGGGATGGTATACCATGCCCGAGAAGAGCAGGGACGACCTTGTCTACGACATCGAGATGCTGCTCTCCGACTAG
- a CDS encoding transporter substrate-binding domain-containing protein encodes MRKSKILVVLSLVLSVAILGGCAHTTSGVGKTSVSPVLDRILDREELVVGMAGNMPPLNMTTKEGEIIGLEPELARYMAAGMGVGLRIETMPFAELLPALLEEKIDMILSGMTITPERNLGVAFVGPYYVTGKAFLTKIETIASAEEPSEVDTPDITLVALAGSTSEYFAEDAIPRAKLVTAESYDEAVKMVMQGKADAMIADYEICAVSVLRYPEQGFVSIFTRLTYEPIGIALPAGDPHLINWLENFLGNLDGSGRLEVLAESWLEDGSWLERLPGPQKQGE; translated from the coding sequence ATGAGGAAGTCGAAAATTCTTGTTGTGCTCTCTCTGGTTCTGTCCGTGGCTATTCTTGGAGGATGTGCCCACACGACGTCCGGGGTTGGGAAAACGAGTGTGTCTCCCGTTCTCGACAGGATCCTGGACAGGGAGGAGCTCGTGGTGGGCATGGCGGGAAACATGCCCCCCCTGAACATGACGACCAAGGAGGGTGAGATCATCGGCCTGGAGCCGGAGCTCGCCAGGTACATGGCTGCCGGGATGGGGGTGGGGCTCAGGATCGAGACGATGCCCTTTGCCGAGCTTCTTCCGGCCCTCTTGGAGGAGAAGATTGACATGATCCTCTCCGGCATGACCATAACCCCCGAGCGCAACCTGGGCGTTGCCTTCGTCGGCCCCTATTACGTTACCGGAAAGGCATTTCTCACGAAAATCGAAACTATCGCTTCTGCAGAGGAGCCCTCCGAAGTTGACACCCCGGATATTACCCTCGTTGCCCTTGCAGGGTCCACGAGCGAGTATTTCGCCGAGGATGCCATCCCCAGGGCGAAGCTCGTGACCGCCGAGAGCTATGACGAGGCGGTTAAGATGGTGATGCAGGGTAAAGCAGACGCCATGATCGCGGACTACGAAATATGCGCTGTGTCTGTCCTTCGCTACCCCGAGCAGGGTTTCGTCTCGATATTTACGCGTCTCACCTATGAGCCGATCGGTATCGCCCTGCCTGCGGGCGACCCACACCTGATAAACTGGTTGGAGAACTTTCTGGGAAACCTCGATGGAAGCGGAAGGCTGGAAGTTCTCGCGGAGAGCTGGCTCGAGGACGGCTCATGGCTCGAGCGGCTTCCCGGTCCACAGAAACAGGGGGAGTAA
- the nuoE gene encoding NADH-quinone oxidoreductase subunit NuoE: protein MSGKETGIRFSDQGMREFNEALTRYPARQAAILPALHIAQREFGHISTDVIRYVAKLLDLSPARVHGVVTFYTMLNQKPVGRYHLQVCRNVSCSLLGAFHLIEYISGKLGIEPGETTPDGKFTLSLVECLGSCGTAPVMQLNDDYVENLTEEKIDEILSSGD from the coding sequence ATGAGCGGTAAGGAGACGGGCATCCGGTTTTCAGACCAGGGGATGCGGGAATTCAACGAGGCGCTTACGCGCTATCCTGCCAGGCAGGCCGCCATCCTGCCGGCGCTCCACATCGCCCAGAGGGAATTCGGGCACATATCTACCGATGTGATCAGGTACGTGGCGAAACTCCTCGACCTGTCACCCGCCCGTGTCCACGGGGTGGTAACCTTCTACACCATGTTGAACCAGAAGCCGGTCGGCAGGTATCACCTGCAGGTGTGCAGGAACGTCTCCTGCTCCCTCCTCGGGGCATTCCACCTCATCGAGTATATTTCCGGAAAGCTCGGTATCGAGCCGGGCGAGACCACCCCCGACGGGAAGTTCACCCTGTCGCTGGTCGAGTGCCTGGGGTCCTGCGGAACGGCGCCGGTCATGCAGCTCAACGACGACTATGTGGAGAACCTGACGGAAGAGAAGATAGACGAAATTTTATCGAGCGGTGATTGA
- a CDS encoding transporter: protein MVDYFSSVLHESPTMVYFIILGLGYLLGKVRIGTFDLGPVAGVLFLGLIFGHFGYGGEIPLQSVGFLLFIYSVGFQSGPKFFTVIRQDGLKYFTLALVIAGTGFGVAMGLSKVMAMKPGASAGILAGGLTSTPTLAAAQEAIRTGMIAPPAGFSADDVVTNITTGYAITYIFG from the coding sequence ATGGTCGATTATTTCAGCAGCGTCCTTCACGAAAGCCCCACGATGGTCTACTTCATCATACTCGGCCTCGGATACCTTCTCGGAAAGGTGCGGATAGGAACCTTCGATCTCGGGCCGGTTGCCGGCGTGCTCTTTTTAGGCTTGATCTTCGGTCACTTTGGGTATGGGGGCGAGATACCCCTTCAGAGCGTCGGTTTCCTCCTTTTCATCTATTCAGTCGGATTTCAGTCGGGCCCGAAGTTTTTCACCGTGATCAGGCAGGACGGGCTGAAGTACTTTACCCTGGCCCTCGTCATTGCGGGGACCGGTTTTGGTGTGGCCATGGGTCTTTCGAAAGTAATGGCGATGAAGCCCGGGGCATCTGCGGGGATACTCGCCGGAGGGCTCACCAGCACCCCGACACTTGCAGCCGCACAGGAGGCCATCCGCACGGGCATGATTGCCCCTCCCGCCGGTTTTTCGGCTGATGATGTTGTCACGAACATTACCACCGGCTACGCCATAACCTACATATTCGG
- a CDS encoding PDZ domain-containing protein encodes PVFVFLILAATLASCSSYIRKSPRGYNISRTFEADFKTTWASVTGTLENHPIVTIDKEQGILMTDWVQGTTPLFIRKERISFFVAREKIWDIGALFANITPDTVYVVHVIKGQPAGEAGLLPYDIIQEANGRKITNSSEISNIMKERPSRITFTVLRVAVDEPFTYDVSPRLLSESHAYSPVLSRYNLKVRVVRLDGRKTQVRIVSDEEGFFRPLTPDEEIYRRETGKILKADYQKVESSTFRERLLLDRIEKRLTRQKQGKSSP; translated from the coding sequence CCTGTTTTCGTCTTTCTTATCCTGGCCGCCACGCTCGCTTCCTGCTCCAGCTACATCCGGAAGAGTCCCCGCGGGTACAACATCTCGAGGACCTTCGAGGCGGACTTTAAAACCACCTGGGCATCCGTAACCGGGACGCTTGAAAACCACCCCATCGTAACCATCGACAAGGAGCAGGGTATCCTGATGACCGACTGGGTCCAGGGAACGACGCCCCTGTTCATACGGAAAGAGAGAATATCCTTCTTCGTGGCAAGGGAAAAAATCTGGGACATTGGAGCGCTCTTTGCGAACATTACTCCCGATACCGTCTACGTTGTCCACGTGATAAAAGGTCAGCCCGCAGGCGAGGCCGGCCTCCTTCCGTACGACATCATCCAGGAGGCAAACGGAAGGAAGATCACGAACTCATCGGAAATTTCAAATATCATGAAAGAGAGGCCGTCGAGGATAACCTTTACGGTCTTGCGCGTGGCGGTGGACGAACCGTTCACCTATGACGTATCTCCCCGCCTTCTGTCCGAGAGCCACGCTTACTCGCCGGTCCTTTCCCGGTACAACCTGAAGGTAAGGGTAGTGCGGCTCGATGGGCGAAAAACCCAGGTGAGAATCGTTTCCGACGAGGAGGGCTTCTTCAGGCCCCTTACGCCGGACGAGGAGATATACCGGCGGGAAACGGGAAAGATCCTGAAGGCAGATTACCAGAAGGTAGAATCTTCGACGTTCCGGGAGAGGCTGCTCCTGGATAGAATAGAAAAGAGGCTCACCAGGCAGAAGCAGGGAAAATCCAGCCCATAA
- a CDS encoding DUF4136 domain-containing protein, protein MAVQAISEYRTYRWLSQPREPDPRVYNKLVALRVTGAVEDVLSAKGYRMEADAPDFLVGWHAAIRGRLDVREVDRYYGYGHRRWRGGYAGPAHRDVQIREYEEGILILDIVDGKSNELVWRGSAQAEIRREVDPRKKEERIRKAVEKILEQFPPG, encoded by the coding sequence ATGGCGGTGCAGGCGATAAGTGAGTACCGCACCTACCGCTGGCTGTCCCAGCCCCGGGAACCCGATCCCCGGGTATACAACAAGCTCGTCGCCCTCCGGGTTACGGGCGCCGTCGAAGACGTCCTGAGCGCGAAGGGTTACAGGATGGAAGCGGACGCTCCCGACTTCCTCGTGGGCTGGCACGCCGCCATAAGGGGAAGGCTCGATGTCCGGGAGGTAGACAGATACTACGGATACGGCCATCGGCGCTGGCGCGGCGGGTACGCCGGCCCGGCGCACCGGGACGTCCAGATCCGGGAATATGAGGAAGGGATACTGATACTGGACATCGTCGACGGGAAATCGAATGAACTCGTCTGGCGGGGCTCGGCCCAGGCGGAGATCAGAAGAGAGGTGGATCCCCGGAAAAAAGAGGAGCGTATCAGGAAAGCAGTGGAAAAGATCCTGGAGCAGTTTCCCCCCGGATGA
- a CDS encoding A/G-specific adenine glycosylase, translating to MKRTDYSPDERAVIEEGPTPEGFRLLRKTVYRHYRDNGRNLPWRKTREPYQILLSEVMLQQTQVDRVLRKYERFIEAFPDFPSLAGAPLRDILSLWQGLGYNRRAVALKTISETVVSRHNGEIPPRLNDLVALPGIGHATACAVLAFAFNRPVVFIETNIRRVFIHFFFRGRERIRDAEILPLVDETLDRNNPREWYYALMDYGAMLKKQVPNPNKKSAHYQRQPPFEGSRRQLRGRVLKVLLSRPNVTEEEMGSALKVELRRIRECLDELEKEGFAMKRGKKYSIP from the coding sequence ATGAAGAGAACGGACTATTCGCCTGACGAAAGAGCGGTCATCGAAGAGGGCCCCACGCCGGAAGGGTTCCGGCTGCTGAGAAAAACCGTCTACCGGCATTATCGTGACAACGGCAGGAATCTTCCCTGGAGAAAGACGAGAGAGCCCTATCAGATTCTCCTTTCCGAGGTGATGCTCCAGCAGACCCAGGTGGACAGGGTGCTTCGAAAATATGAGCGGTTCATCGAGGCGTTCCCCGATTTTCCCTCCCTTGCCGGGGCTCCTCTCAGGGATATCCTCTCCCTGTGGCAGGGGCTGGGGTACAACCGCAGGGCCGTGGCGCTCAAAACCATCTCTGAGACGGTCGTTTCGAGGCACAACGGTGAAATCCCGCCCCGTCTAAACGATCTGGTCGCGCTGCCGGGAATAGGACATGCAACCGCATGCGCCGTCCTCGCATTTGCCTTCAACCGGCCCGTCGTTTTCATCGAAACCAACATACGGCGGGTTTTCATACACTTTTTCTTCCGTGGAAGGGAGCGCATAAGGGATGCCGAGATCCTTCCCCTCGTGGACGAGACGCTCGATCGCAACAATCCGCGGGAGTGGTATTACGCCCTCATGGATTACGGGGCCATGCTGAAAAAGCAGGTTCCCAACCCGAACAAAAAAAGCGCCCACTACCAGAGGCAGCCCCCCTTCGAGGGTTCGCGAAGGCAGCTTCGCGGGAGGGTGCTGAAGGTTCTGCTCTCCAGGCCAAATGTTACCGAGGAGGAGATGGGAAGCGCCTTGAAGGTGGAGCTTCGAAGAATCCGGGAGTGCCTCGATGAGCTGGAGAAGGAAGGGTTTGCGATGAAGAGAGGCAAGAAGTATTCGATACC
- a CDS encoding HupE/UreJ family protein — protein sequence MSRLVTIIFLALSLLPTWAGGALAHRLQPAYLEISEQSAARFNVLWKRPLVGDIPMNIYPRLPSGCRNLSEPVVQQLTGGAVERWFVDCGTKGLIDEAITIEGLAATQTDTLLRIQLLDGHTYTSVLRPDSPSFLVPEKSSQSKIAGSYLVLGIEHILGGFDHLLFVLGLLLIVGSTMLLVKTITAFTLAHSVTLAMAALGFVPVPQAPVEAVIALSILFLATELTKQGKGEMGLTSRAPWLVALCFGLLHGFGFAGALTEVGLPQVDIPLALLFFNVGVEVGQLMFVAAVLSVRWGIRKMKVKWPLWVQQAPAYAIGSLAAFWFIQRTISFW from the coding sequence ATGAGCCGTCTCGTTACCATAATTTTTCTGGCCCTTTCACTGCTCCCCACATGGGCAGGAGGAGCCCTGGCGCACCGGCTCCAGCCTGCATACCTGGAGATAAGCGAACAGAGCGCTGCCAGGTTCAACGTTTTGTGGAAGCGGCCCCTTGTCGGCGACATTCCCATGAACATATATCCCCGGCTTCCGTCGGGCTGCCGGAACCTTTCCGAGCCGGTGGTTCAGCAGCTCACAGGGGGAGCGGTAGAGCGCTGGTTCGTCGATTGCGGAACCAAGGGGCTGATCGATGAGGCAATCACTATCGAAGGACTTGCTGCGACGCAAACGGACACGCTCTTGCGGATCCAGTTGCTGGATGGGCACACCTACACCTCCGTTCTGCGCCCCGATTCCCCATCCTTCCTCGTGCCCGAAAAATCGTCTCAATCGAAGATTGCCGGCTCCTATCTCGTGCTCGGTATCGAGCATATCTTGGGAGGGTTCGACCACCTGCTCTTTGTCCTTGGACTTCTTCTGATCGTGGGAAGCACCATGCTGCTGGTAAAGACCATCACTGCCTTTACCCTTGCACACAGCGTGACCCTTGCCATGGCGGCCCTCGGGTTCGTCCCCGTACCGCAGGCCCCGGTGGAGGCGGTTATCGCCTTGAGCATTCTTTTCCTGGCAACGGAGCTAACAAAACAGGGAAAGGGGGAGATGGGGCTTACCTCGAGAGCGCCCTGGCTCGTGGCTCTCTGTTTCGGTCTTCTGCACGGCTTCGGGTTTGCCGGTGCTCTTACGGAAGTCGGCCTACCGCAGGTGGATATCCCCCTTGCGCTGCTCTTTTTCAACGTCGGTGTCGAGGTGGGGCAGCTCATGTTCGTCGCCGCAGTCCTTTCGGTTCGATGGGGGATCCGGAAAATGAAAGTGAAATGGCCCCTCTGGGTTCAGCAGGCGCCGGCGTACGCTATCGGATCGCTGGCGGCGTTCTGGTTCATTCAGAGGACGATCTCTTTCTGGTAA
- a CDS encoding DUF3604 domain-containing protein, with protein MKSLRILAVFIASLLMASILGLPASADYAGSVVREDVKGVFKAPGYSPYAGRNFPTMVLWGDTHLHTSLSLDARAFGVKLGPEEAYRFARGEEVTATHGERVKLSRPLDWLVVTDHSDAMGTMNEIVAGNPDLLRDPKVRDWHERIIKGGETALMATMEVIETFAGVSGEKIPEILMNEDFVSSIWERYLDTAEKYNEPGRFTTIIGYEWTSTDGGNNLHRNVLYRDGADEARKLLPFTAAESFNPEDLWKWMERYEVKTGGRLLALAHNGNVSNGLMFPTINPETGKSLTREYVETRIRWEPIYEVTQIKGDGESHPYLSPNDEFAGYDVLWDKGNLGPVPKKDEMLQYEYAREALKNGLKLEQALGVNPYKFGMVGSTDSHTGLATGEEENFFGKHAGKEPKPKRWSALIGEFGDIKYYGWEQVSSGYAAVWATENTRKAIFDAMKRKEVYATTGPRMTVWFFGGWDFDAEDAAQRAPGIIGYSKGVSMGGDLMSAPEGKAPTFLVAALRDPYRGNLDRIQIIKGWLDSEGKTHEKVYDVAWGDADKRKPDPDGKLPPVGNTVDVENAIWTNTIGDSELITVWKDPGFDPSLRAFYYARVIEIPTPRWTAYDAKRFGVKMSDEVPMITQERAYTSPIWYTP; from the coding sequence ATGAAAAGCTTACGAATTTTAGCCGTATTCATTGCCTCGTTATTAATGGCTTCTATTCTGGGTCTGCCGGCCTCGGCCGACTATGCCGGCAGTGTCGTCAGAGAGGATGTCAAGGGTGTCTTCAAGGCCCCCGGCTACTCGCCATACGCGGGCCGTAACTTTCCAACCATGGTGCTCTGGGGTGACACCCACCTCCACACATCCCTCTCGCTCGATGCGAGGGCCTTTGGCGTGAAGCTGGGCCCGGAAGAAGCTTATAGGTTTGCCCGCGGTGAGGAAGTCACCGCTACTCACGGTGAGCGCGTGAAGCTCTCCCGGCCCCTGGACTGGCTGGTGGTAACAGACCATTCCGATGCCATGGGTACGATGAACGAGATCGTTGCCGGTAACCCGGATCTTCTCAGGGACCCGAAGGTCAGGGACTGGCACGAGAGGATCATAAAGGGTGGGGAGACAGCTCTCATGGCAACGATGGAAGTTATTGAGACTTTCGCAGGAGTGTCAGGGGAAAAGATCCCGGAAATCCTCATGAACGAGGATTTTGTCAGTTCGATCTGGGAGAGATATCTGGATACGGCGGAGAAATACAACGAACCGGGCAGATTTACAACCATTATAGGATACGAGTGGACCTCGACTGATGGCGGCAACAATCTTCACCGCAACGTCCTCTATCGTGACGGTGCAGACGAGGCGCGGAAGTTGCTCCCCTTCACGGCAGCAGAGAGCTTCAATCCCGAAGACTTATGGAAATGGATGGAAAGGTACGAAGTGAAGACCGGGGGAAGGCTGCTTGCCCTGGCACACAACGGCAACGTGAGTAACGGCCTGATGTTTCCTACGATCAATCCTGAAACTGGCAAGTCCCTTACAAGGGAATACGTAGAGACACGGATCCGCTGGGAGCCCATATACGAGGTTACGCAAATCAAGGGTGATGGTGAGTCACACCCCTACCTGTCACCCAACGACGAGTTCGCCGGGTACGACGTCCTCTGGGACAAAGGCAACCTGGGCCCGGTTCCGAAGAAGGATGAGATGCTTCAGTACGAGTACGCCAGGGAGGCCCTCAAGAACGGCCTAAAGCTTGAGCAGGCCCTCGGCGTGAACCCATACAAGTTCGGCATGGTGGGATCTACCGACTCTCACACCGGGCTGGCTACCGGTGAGGAGGAGAACTTCTTCGGCAAGCATGCGGGCAAAGAACCTAAGCCAAAAAGATGGAGCGCGCTGATCGGTGAGTTTGGAGACATTAAGTACTATGGATGGGAACAGGTAAGTTCCGGCTACGCTGCGGTATGGGCCACGGAAAACACCCGCAAGGCGATTTTCGATGCGATGAAGCGCAAGGAAGTGTATGCAACCACCGGCCCGCGAATGACGGTCTGGTTCTTCGGGGGTTGGGACTTTGACGCTGAAGACGCCGCGCAGAGGGCACCCGGCATAATCGGATATTCCAAAGGGGTTTCCATGGGAGGTGATCTTATGAGTGCCCCTGAGGGCAAGGCTCCCACATTTCTTGTGGCAGCGTTGAGAGATCCATACCGGGGAAACCTGGACCGGATACAGATAATAAAAGGATGGCTGGATAGCGAAGGCAAGACACATGAAAAAGTCTATGACGTCGCCTGGGGTGATGCGGACAAACGCAAACCCGACCCCGATGGCAAGCTTCCGCCCGTGGGCAATACGGTGGACGTTGAAAACGCCATCTGGACGAATACAATCGGCGACTCGGAACTTATCACCGTGTGGAAAGATCCAGGTTTTGACCCATCGCTTCGGGCGTTTTACTACGCACGGGTCATCGAGATCCCGACGCCCAGGTGGACAGCCTACGATGCCAAACGCTTCGGCGTGAAAATGTCAGATGAGGTGCCCATGATCACGCAGGAAAGGGCATATACGTCGCCGATATGGTATACACCGTGA
- a CDS encoding molybdopterin-dependent oxidoreductase → MPKVTLNGKELEVGPETTIIEAGDRLGIHIPRFCYHPHLSIDGNCRMCLVEIEGVQKLLPACATYVDHDMVVHTDTDAVKKAVKGVLEFLLVHHPIDCPICDQSGECYLQDYYMQFGLYKSRFPLKNKIHKAKVKDVGGDIVLDAERCVLCTRCMRFLREVTGTDELNIFGRGSHSEIDIYQDQLLRNRYTCNLADICPVGALTSKDFRFQCRVWYLKEGKSICTGCATGCNVFVHHHEGKVWRMMPRFNEQVNGPWMCDIGRFSYTAANDGRIEKPRSVEGEKSVVIDWDAAFYTANLKIGEVKRDFGAGAIAVIASPRSSNEELYLTKKLAFEIIRTPNLAFTPAVVADDYSDEILVSKDKTPNSRGAVELRIGPEDGGLDFDGILDAARQGKVKLLIVLGCCLGDLDGDEAGRVVSAVEYSINIAPNESAVSQASSLVLPSASFVERGGTFTNEAGRVQRFYRIFPPRIRAREDIRILADLGRRLGADWDYKNEEAVFDDMARSEPFFAGLVYRVIGENGSEAGGK, encoded by the coding sequence ATGCCGAAAGTTACGTTGAATGGAAAAGAGCTGGAAGTTGGACCGGAGACGACGATCATCGAGGCGGGCGACCGGCTCGGCATTCACATACCCCGGTTCTGTTACCACCCCCACCTCTCGATAGACGGGAACTGCAGGATGTGCCTGGTTGAGATAGAGGGGGTTCAGAAGCTCCTTCCCGCCTGCGCAACCTATGTGGACCACGATATGGTGGTACACACGGACACCGATGCCGTCAAAAAAGCCGTAAAGGGTGTCCTTGAATTTCTCCTGGTCCACCATCCCATCGACTGCCCGATATGTGACCAGTCGGGAGAGTGCTATCTCCAGGACTACTACATGCAGTTCGGCCTGTACAAGAGCCGCTTTCCCCTGAAGAACAAGATCCACAAGGCGAAGGTGAAGGACGTGGGCGGCGATATCGTCCTCGATGCGGAGCGCTGCGTGCTCTGCACCCGGTGCATGCGCTTTTTGCGCGAGGTGACGGGGACCGACGAGCTCAACATCTTCGGAAGGGGCTCCCATTCGGAGATCGACATATACCAGGACCAGCTCCTCCGTAACCGGTACACGTGCAACCTCGCCGACATCTGTCCGGTGGGCGCCCTGACGAGCAAGGACTTCCGCTTCCAGTGCCGTGTCTGGTACCTGAAGGAGGGAAAGTCGATCTGCACCGGCTGCGCCACGGGGTGTAACGTTTTCGTCCACCATCACGAGGGGAAGGTCTGGAGGATGATGCCGAGGTTCAACGAGCAGGTGAACGGACCCTGGATGTGCGACATCGGGAGGTTTTCCTACACCGCAGCCAACGACGGCAGGATTGAAAAACCCCGGTCGGTGGAGGGGGAAAAGAGCGTTGTCATCGATTGGGACGCGGCGTTTTACACGGCAAACCTGAAGATCGGAGAGGTGAAGCGGGATTTTGGTGCCGGGGCAATAGCCGTGATCGCTTCTCCCCGGTCTTCCAACGAGGAGCTCTACCTCACGAAAAAGCTTGCCTTCGAGATCATACGCACTCCCAACCTCGCTTTCACCCCGGCCGTTGTCGCCGATGATTACTCTGACGAGATTCTCGTCAGTAAGGACAAGACTCCCAACTCCCGCGGGGCGGTTGAGCTTCGCATCGGGCCGGAGGACGGCGGCCTCGATTTCGATGGCATTCTCGATGCCGCGCGGCAGGGAAAGGTAAAGTTGCTGATCGTTTTGGGATGCTGCCTGGGAGACCTGGATGGCGACGAAGCGGGGAGGGTGGTCTCGGCCGTCGAGTACTCCATCAACATTGCCCCCAACGAAAGTGCGGTGTCACAGGCGAGCTCCCTGGTTCTCCCTTCCGCTTCATTCGTCGAGAGGGGAGGGACGTTCACGAACGAAGCCGGCAGGGTCCAGCGTTTTTACCGCATTTTCCCCCCCAGGATCCGGGCCAGGGAAGATATCAGGATCCTGGCCGACCTCGGAAGGAGGCTGGGGGCGGACTGGGACTATAAGAACGAGGAGGCGGTCTTCGACGATATGGCTCGTTCCGAGCCCTTTTTCGCCGGACTCGTTTACAGGGTCATCGGTGAGAACGGGTCTGAGGCTGGAGGAAAATGA
- a CDS encoding peptidyl-prolyl cis-trans isomerase, protein MRTDWLREPLFHFLIIGSLIFVLFSALNREGYDSSGSRIVVTASDIERLSDAWSRKWNRPPTEQELAGLVEDYIREEVYYREALALGLDHNDTVLRRRLMQKMEFLTNDLADLRTPDENALNQFLLENQDRYEIPARVSFTHIYFSFDSRGEKAHSDAKRVLSELTAGPGAYSRTFDRGDSFMPGYDFARATPLEVARLFGNSFGDRLFELETNAWQGPIESGYGLHLVRIDERIDSRMPELAQVIEEVRRDWMYEQRQKTNEEIYRKLKERYEIVMEGRTEQPGTARAAVIGGGTQ, encoded by the coding sequence ATGCGAACAGATTGGCTGCGGGAACCCCTTTTTCATTTTTTGATCATCGGGTCTCTGATCTTCGTTTTGTTCTCAGCCCTAAACAGGGAAGGGTATGACTCTTCCGGGAGCAGGATAGTCGTTACTGCATCGGATATCGAGCGGCTGAGCGATGCATGGTCGAGAAAGTGGAACCGCCCGCCTACCGAGCAGGAGCTCGCAGGTCTCGTTGAGGATTACATACGCGAGGAAGTCTACTATCGCGAAGCCCTTGCGCTGGGGCTCGACCACAACGACACGGTCCTGCGGCGAAGGTTGATGCAGAAGATGGAGTTTCTCACAAATGACCTCGCAGATCTCAGAACACCCGATGAGAACGCACTGAATCAGTTCTTACTCGAAAATCAGGACAGATACGAAATCCCTGCCCGCGTGTCTTTCACTCACATCTATTTCAGCTTCGACAGTCGTGGTGAAAAGGCACACTCCGATGCAAAAAGGGTTCTGTCTGAACTCACAGCCGGTCCCGGTGCTTACTCGAGAACTTTCGACCGCGGAGACAGCTTCATGCCGGGATACGATTTTGCCCGGGCAACGCCCCTCGAAGTCGCCCGTCTGTTCGGGAACAGCTTTGGGGACCGGCTCTTCGAATTAGAGACAAACGCCTGGCAGGGCCCCATAGAGTCCGGCTATGGACTTCACCTCGTGCGAATCGACGAAAGGATAGATTCCCGGATGCCGGAGCTTGCCCAGGTAATCGAAGAGGTGCGAAGGGACTGGATGTACGAGCAGAGGCAGAAGACCAACGAGGAGATCTACAGGAAATTGAAGGAGCGATACGAGATCGTCATGGAAGGGAGGACTGAGCAGCCGGGAACGGCAAGGGCAGCGGTTATCGGAGGCGGTACTCAATGA